One Plasmodium knowlesi strain H genome assembly, chromosome: 10 genomic window carries:
- a CDS encoding aspartate--tRNA ligase, putative, producing MKLARGVFLLLRMYMITYLHECILCYKHKRDYHIKLSQASSRRKEPVAYVRCSVGRSPIQFFSKNCFRSNRIQKKRIGQLTSLCGGDVPTPVVLPQLSDKTRRGISYGNKKKNISRYSRGNSRSSVLYNARPNGEEQKEHPSENYHTVDVPLLDQLGKGDLLDLALLGDFSFFYGTANSQNSYSTYDQIVYNIEHGAEEFVPCNLPPRGDTQLEGCGRRTIINKNYTRIRGRVEQKVKQSKRIFLRLRQEGGIYLICVYEKKGGNTQGEDHLYKYIKKIRNESVVDIIGHVKVHGDLIRCKVPFVESILNEKCIEIVVRSIHCISEAFDDVPVTVNEGRAFWAARAGVNIGRGDDDGGDELHWGDKSDGGDEPHWGDKSNGGDEPHWGDKSNGGARRPGKINTSEIILKMQHPSLHHRHPVNHIIFQMKNRIAQQLRQMLRRDGYTEVFTSKMIDLGRGGALGSASTGGEYTTDDADSASRTISDSMDRCGSFQLNGSEGGSGCYKIEGEEVILAQSPQFYKQMLINSDFERIFEMNYSYRNEKFNTSRHLNEFLSLDIEKVIYHNYYEIIIPMYNMLNRINKYIQETFEEELSLISSYFGCENFEPSENPDAPFVLSFCEARDIIDRYSTRFLKNTSDYSPFDIQEGERKKLHAPCNIPKGGVQILTNEEKEQLRSRLSFVAPSGDMLHNVYFNRKVESMYRVHQGSVHTGRKPSSGEENQQNENVYAFLNRFDRDDLYKRLLLFLNRLYDGSTTGNAPITIDNIASARPADVQVKCKYSMLNLLRKNPQEEEGDKVYVTESAQNNALKEKYLNSPDFTNEELQFLYYFLKKNFNVDLFIIDQYPFHLRPYYTTHNVYDMRFTNSFDFFYKGVEIISGSQRINHLPILLFKVLNSCGSVENGHRKLPYPLFIIEKNNFSVSDYLKKCEEVIDRDSTLCKYINSFRFGSKPHGGLALGFERYLLSALNLGNVKRAIFL from the coding sequence ATGAAACTTGCAAGGGGGGTGTTCCTCCTATTGCGCATGTACATGATAACGTACCTACATGAGTGCATCCTCTGCTACAAACACAAGAGAGACTACCACATAAAATTAAGTCAAGCATCCTCTAGGAGAAAAGAACCTGTGGCCTATGTTAGATGTTCAGTGGGGCGCAGTCCCATCCAATTTTTTAGTAAAAACTGCTTTCGCTCAAAtagaatacaaaaaaaaagaataggtCAATTGACTAGCCTTTGCGGAGGTGATGTTCCTACACCAGTAGTTTTACCTCAGTTGAGTGATAAGACCAGGAGAGGAATCTCCTatgggaacaaaaaaaaaaatatttctcgcTATTCCAGGGGGAATAGTCGTAGCTCTGTCCTTTATAATGCCAGACCAAATGGGGAAGAACAGAAGGAACACCCTAGTGAGAATTATCACACTGTAGATGTACCCCTACTAGATCAATTAGGCAAAGGCGACCTACTGGACCTTGCGCTACTGGGCgacttctcctttttttatggaaCTGCGAATAGCCAAAATTCCTACTCGACCTATGATCAGATTGTCTACAACATTGAACATGGCGCAGAGGAATTTGTTCCTTGTAACCTCCCCCCCAGGGGAGATACTCAGCTAGAGGGATGTGGAAGGAGAACCATTATCAATAAGAATTATACGCGCATCAGAGGAAGAGTAGAACAGAAAGTGAAGCAATCGAAGAGGATTTTTCTTCGACTGAGACAAGAGGGGGGAATTTACCTCATCTGcgtgtatgaaaaaaaaggaggaaacacCCAAGGGGAGGATCATCTCTAtaagtatataaaaaagataCGGAACGAAAGTGTAGTCGACATTATTGGACATGTGAAGGTACATGGAGATTTGATCAGATGTAAGGTTCCCTTTGTGGAAAGCATACTCAATGAGAAGTGCATAGAGATCGTCGTGAGGAGCATCCACTGTATCTCAGAAGCGTTTGACGATGTCCCTGTCACGGTGAACGAGGGCAGAGCGTTCTGGGCGGCGCGTGCAGGTGTCAACATTGGTcgtggtgatgatgatggtggtGATGAGCTGCATTGGGGTGATAAGTCGGATGGTGGTGATGAGCCGCATTGGGGTGATAAGTCGAATGGTGGTGATGAGCCACATTGGGGTGATAAGTCGAATGGTGGTGCGCGCCGGCCCGGAAAGATAAACACCAGCGAAATCATCCTGAAGATGCAACACCCCAGTCTCCACCACAGGCACCCCGTTAACCACATCATATTTCAAATGAAGAACCGAATTGCACAACAGTTGAGGCAGATGCTTCGTCGGGATGGATACACAGAGGTGTTCACATCGAAAATGATCGATCTTGGAAGGGGAGGCGCCCTTGGTTCAGCTTCCACTGGTGGAGAATATACTACAGATGATGCTGATTCCGCCTCGCGCACCATTTCCGATTCCATGGATCGCTGTGGCTCTTTCCAACTGAACGGGTCAGAAGGAGGTTCCGGGTGCTACAAAATcgagggggaagaagtaATACTAGCCCAGAGCCCCCAGTTCTACAAACAAATGTTAATCAACTCCGATTTTGAGCGAATCTTTGAGATGAACTATTCTTACAGGAATGAAAAGTTCAACACATCGAGGCATCTGAACGAGTTCCTTTCGCTAGATATAGAGAAAGTCATCTACCATAATTATTACGAAATAATTATCCCCATGTATAATATGTTGAATcggataaataaatatattcaaGAGACATTTGAAGAAGAGTTAAGTTTGATTAGCTCCTATTTTGgatgtgaaaattttgagCCCAGCGAAAATCCAGATGCTCCTTTTGTGCTCTCCTTTTGCGAGGCAAGAGATATAATAGACAGATATTCCACAAGGTTCTTGAAGAATACTTCTGATTATTCTCCATTTGACAtacaggaaggagaaaggaagaagttacACGCTCCATGTAACATTCCCAAGGGTGGTGTACAAATTCTCACcaatgaggaaaaggaacaattaAGGAGTAGGCTATCATTTGTGGCCCCCTCTGGTGACATGCTACACAACGTGTACTTTAATCGGAAGGTGGAGAGCATGTACCGGGTGCATCAGGGAAGTGTCCACACAGGTAGGAAGCCATCCTCAGGGGAAGAGAACCAACAAAATGAGAATGTCTACGCCTTCTTAAACAGATTCGACCGAGACGATCTTTACAAGAGGTTACTCCTCTTTCTTAACCGCCTATATGATGGAAGTACCACGGGAAATGCACCAATTACCATAGACAACATAGCATCTGCTAGACCAGCAGATGTACAGGTGAAATGTAAATACTCCATGTTGAATCTGCTACGCAAGAACCcacaggaagaggaaggagacAAAGTGTATGTAACCGAATCCGCTCAAAACAACGcgttaaaggaaaaatacctGAACTCTCCCGATTTCACCAATGAAGAACTTCAATTCCTATATTactttctaaaaaaaaacttcaacGTCGATTTGTTCATAATAGATCAATACCCATTCCATCTGAGACCATACTACACAACACACAACGTGTACGACATGAGGTTCACCAACAGCTTCGACTTCTTCTACAAGGGAGTCGAAATTATTTCCGGTAGTCAGAGAATTAACCACTTACCTATTCTTCTGTTTAAGGTTTTGAACTCTTGTGGATCGGTAGAAAATGGACACAGAAAATTACCCTATCCATTATTCATCATagaaaagaacaatttttccgtttcgGATTACCTCAAGAAGTGTGAAGAAGTAATAGACAGGGATTCCACTTTATGTAAATACATTAATTCCTTTCGCTTTGGTTCGAAACCTCATGGGGGGTTGGCGCTCGGCTTCGAACGCTACCTGCTCTCTGCGCTCAACCTAGGGAATGTGAAGCGCgctatttttttgtga